The proteins below come from a single Candidatus Fermentibacter sp. genomic window:
- a CDS encoding radical SAM protein, which yields MVRVGFLNLGCRLNACETEWLAARKAEDSGGEVAASPLDADLIVLGTCCVTSRSQSKSRKAARRLLAETSAGIVLAGCSARLFPGDFPKDRRITREDCPEGPVHSCRTCRGARNRGLLRIQDGCSNRCTYCVVPDARGPSRSYGRSSILDAAGSMADAGFREIVLTGADIVSYGRDLGDSRGLPGLVGDLVECGRFRVRLGSLEPMGLAGTGLRALALPGVCRHVHLSIQSGSTQILRRMGRACSGADVADMAREARNAFPGGIVGCDLIAGFPGETAEDFEQSLALLTGGLVDYAHVFPFSPRPGTPASGLPDRVPAHEVSRRAAVLRRASTAGRRRFERAQEGRRMSVLVENRCRQGMLTGISDNYVAVAVPDGAVPGSLMDIVPSHGEIIPFAQAGEEA from the coding sequence ATGGTCCGGGTCGGCTTCCTGAACCTCGGGTGCAGGCTCAACGCCTGCGAGACCGAGTGGCTGGCGGCCCGGAAGGCGGAGGATTCCGGGGGCGAGGTTGCGGCCTCGCCCCTGGATGCCGATCTGATAGTGCTCGGAACCTGCTGCGTGACCTCCAGGAGCCAGTCCAAGTCACGCAAGGCCGCCAGGAGGCTCCTTGCGGAGACATCCGCCGGCATAGTGCTGGCGGGGTGTTCTGCAAGGCTCTTCCCCGGAGACTTCCCGAAGGACCGCAGGATCACCCGCGAGGACTGCCCTGAAGGTCCGGTCCACTCGTGCCGGACATGCCGGGGCGCGAGGAATCGCGGCCTGCTGAGGATCCAGGACGGATGCTCCAACCGATGCACATACTGCGTCGTACCGGATGCCAGGGGGCCTTCGAGGAGCTACGGAAGGTCGTCGATCCTCGATGCCGCAGGCTCGATGGCCGATGCGGGGTTCAGGGAGATAGTCCTGACGGGGGCCGACATCGTCTCGTACGGGAGGGATCTCGGAGATTCGCGCGGCCTGCCGGGGCTGGTGGGCGATCTCGTCGAGTGCGGCCGGTTCCGCGTTCGTCTCGGTTCTCTCGAACCCATGGGTCTCGCCGGTACCGGGCTTCGTGCGCTGGCGCTCCCCGGGGTGTGCAGGCATGTGCATCTGTCCATCCAGAGCGGCAGCACGCAGATCCTCCGCAGGATGGGAAGGGCCTGCAGCGGCGCCGATGTCGCCGACATGGCGCGTGAGGCGAGGAACGCATTTCCAGGCGGGATAGTGGGATGCGACCTGATAGCCGGGTTCCCGGGGGAGACCGCGGAGGATTTCGAGCAGAGCCTCGCTCTCCTGACCGGCGGGCTCGTGGACTACGCCCATGTCTTCCCGTTCTCGCCCAGGCCGGGTACGCCGGCATCCGGTCTTCCCGACCGGGTGCCCGCCCACGAGGTATCGCGCAGGGCGGCCGTTCTCCGAAGGGCCTCCACGGCCGGCAGGCGGAGGTTCGAGAGAGCCCAGGAGGGGCGGCGGATGTCCGTGCTGGTCGAGAACAGGTGCAGGCAGGGCATGCTCACGGGGATCTCGGACAACTACGTTGCCGTGGCGGTGCCCGACGGGGCCGTGCCGGGGTCACTGATGGACATCGTGCCGTCGCATGGAGAGATAATCCCCTTCGCGCAGGCGGGGGAGGAAGCCTGA